GTTCATGCAATCCGGCATTaatctttacaaaaaaaattaaacataaatatctaATTGTTATTcatgtgaatatatttatattgtatactctaTAGCAGCGTTTCTCAAACTATAGGTCTTCAGTCAATTTTTGATGGGTCgtgaaaattttttgaattatatgtatagattccaagaaatttatgttaaattaatattaaatatattattatgttattaaataaacttatattattatagtaatatagtaccaaaaattacgtgggtaataaataataattcgtcatatatttatttattacgacggGTATTAATACGcctcattattaaaagtacattattttataaaaatatattgattataaacctataaaataataaatacctaataaaagtaataaacaaattttgttttatataaccactttttgaaaagttaaaccaACGTGGTCGTGAAAAATTTTTCGGGGAAAATTTGGGtcgcggtaaaaaaaaaattgagaaccactgctctatagtataacaattaaaattatattacagcaatatatcgttatatgttttcaatgatattgtattttattaaaggtGTTCCTATAAAGTCGGTcaaaaaaatatcgtaataaacaatatgtgcaaattgtacacaattttacttaactatattatctaagtcagaaacttacatttaaaaacacgCCTCGATTAAGTTCTAGAAGTTAATGTCAGTCAACCTTAAGATTTTTACAGAATTAAAATTTTCCAagtctcaattttttttcacagcggatgcaaatttttttattaaacgttattTGGTATAcggacatatttttatttttaatgggttCGCAAGAACTGATACTGGTCGCGTATGTGAACTGCAGCGCACAGCAGTCttataaaaaacacatatataataattgtattgaaaaatacagataaatgaataaaaatgtgtatattttaatacctattaattataaaatgaacgGTTCTTacctaatgaaatataaaataaacaatttattcgattttaattgtatttaaaataatataatgattatcaaaaaataatctgaaatatgactgaataattattttgaattttagcaaggtttactaaaatagtattaaattagtatagtaataaataaataagtaacagttagcttaatattaatctaatgattttttaaattccattgtGTACCTACCTTAAGTCAAAtgatatacctacgtaaaagtttcaagtcctcGAAAGAACTATCTATGAGGAAAtccgtattcaattttaatgtcTTACCTACACAAATTAAGtttgtatacattaattttaacaacaaaataattaaatttttttgtaatattgacgaatttctttataatttaatctttaGACGctcatataacaaaatatgggTACAAACGAATAAATTATACTCGTACCTAGCCATCTAGGTATATaacttgtttaatatttaaaacaaaatataaaatcaaataggtGTAGTATTATTCTGCATTTAaactcaatgatataaatttattaataatgagtaattttataaattacgttcAATGTTATACATGGCCATTCCTCGGAGTCACGGAGTGTGTTGTAGAATATCTCGTGTGcacattatagaataataataagcttGTAGAACATTGGATACTTGTAAGTATTTTATGacctgttattatcattattgtggtGAATGGTGATAGCATAAATTAAGATTTTCTTTTTTCCGTTATAAATCATGCGTGATTatacatagtaggtacctacttatttatacatatttatctataatacaattaatatatcatattatttcatactcTATTGCAGTGAtccataatattagatacactcctatactctatattatatgtgattatatcatattataatctttagCGCATTTAGTTGTCACTTGTCATTGACTTTTTGAATGATAATGCacccaaacaaaaaaatacagagTAACTTGAAtgtttaagataaataaaacatgttttagaCGGTGATATATtgggtatattatggtatattttaattatttattaggcaTGCTTTTGGGgaatttttttcagataaataTAGTTGAGtacgagtaataataaaataataattgaaataaataacgtaatggtatgcataaataaaacactttttaaaCATGTTCTATTAAACTCAGGCGGTCTACAGCCTTCACAGCTACACccataaattatatgatttatgagAAGAATTTTGAAATTCGGCAATAAATGGGTTATGGAAAATACGACATTGTCAACAATTCTAAACGCGTGTATATGAccatactaataatttttttaaatataatacatacaaatatatttatttaaattaatatatcattttataagttaagaacatttattttataatctcagAACTACagtaaacattgatttttatccTCATAATCTATTTTctctttattaattaaaaattttttttttttttacggttaaGGCTTCGATTActcaggtcattagcctgtggtactgtaggggggggggggtactgtaGTTTTGTTTACTCGtgatttgttttggcagaatttttaatttgggcacccgtaggtatctgccatgcccaagtgggggatggcggcacttgttctccggacaccgtgacttgcacggagaaaaatgccgcccggtggtcgaggatcgaactcggaccggctatGCCGAATCcatcgcgttagaccgctcgccacctcgtcccccattaaataatttacataatgctATATCgatgtttattaaaatcatagctatcacataattgaaataaaaaaaattggttgtaTTTACTAAGTTTATGTCAAACATCAAATAGATAAGCTTTAATCTGACCAAAATGTATCGAGAAAAAAAATCGTGGTTTCAATTAATTAGTTATCTTAATAATTCACCTTACTTTTATGCAAGGATGTTTATCATATCTATTAAATTGAGAAATTAAATATCTGATAAAACCTTCAATGAAATGTgtacttgtaatttgtatttatagtttatgtttgataccttaaaatttaaactttaagaatacggattatcttcaaaaatgacacaatattatatcttatataaaaaaaaagtagttaatagtttgaaaaaaggacatttaaatttagttacagtgaatattattaagataaaattaatagtacctattagattaaataaaaacattctaatttaatttaatgatttatattaatatatttttgtttcagtaaaattttctgTCAAGGATCTATTCTGCATACCGTACAGATGTCTGGATTATTCCATGATTCTAAGACTTTTGTGGACATGAAAACTAAATGCAACTATGATGTTATTGACACACTCTTCAATTCAACAAAGTTGAGCAAAGATCTAAACATTCTGAATGAAACCATCAACACATGTTTCGAGAAAGAAGGTTCTGAATTAATAAAATGGATTCCTACTGATTGGgtcaaaaatccaaaatttctTGAAAGCATTAAGGATAATGTTTTAAAAGGCTGGGCTAAGGAAATAAATCTAATATGGAAAGAACTCGGTAGAACGATCATAGATGACGTCCGCTTGAAACCCACGAATTATTCATTAATCTACGTTCCAAATCCCTTTATAATACCAGGTGGTAGATtccgtgaaatatattattgggACTCTTTCTGGATAATTAGAGGCTTATTAATATGCGAAATGCATATAACTGCAAAAGGTATGATAAGTAATTATATCTCAATGATTAAAACGTTTGGACATGTACCAAACGGAGGTAGAATTTACTATGCTAAGCGATCTCAGCCCCCTATGATTACACCCATGATCAAAAGTTATGTCGATGCAACAAATGACATGACATTTGTGATAGAAAATATTCATGCATTAGAAATTGAATTCCAGTACTGGATGACACAGCACAACGTAACAATTAGCAAAAACGGAAAAAATTACACGCTTGCAGTATACAGGGATTATTCAACAGGACCACGGCCCGAATCATACAGGTAAATACAGTTTTGTATTTCATAGAAGTTATCTCAAGTTTAATTTATgggcttataaatattaattgatgttACTGATTATTTCTGATTGAACACTAGCATGGGGAGAATTAATAATTCACGTTTTGttatgatttcaaaattatttaatttttctgtggCACagtgtatattaggtattaccTATTTGCCTACGAATCATACATATGTAATTTGGGTTATTAGTAAATAtctatacatttcaaatttttataatttcaaaatatgttttgtataacAGGGAAGACATAACGAAGGCACAATTCTTTAAAACTGAAAGTGAAAGAGAAAACTTTTACTCCGAGATTAAGGCTGCAGCGGAATCGGGTTGGGACTTTTCGAGCCGTTGGTTCATCCTAAATGGAACAAATAAAGGTAAATGACTTActagtttttgtatttattataaatatttccaacGACGcttaaaaccattcaaaatgAATTGTGCTTTCTGCGTTTGCTTAATTATCGGTAAAAAAAGTTTCCTCTGTTCGATACTGTAaaagtaacaacaaaataaaataaaaacgccatttattttaaaacaatagattTGGGCTCAGCGTACTTACTTCTATGTACTTATAACTCTACCGGACATTTTTCCTTGTATCTATAGCTCAAgcgaatattatgtatatatggtttttatttcttactatcattaatattattttacaaaatacactTTATTTTACCACGCGTGTGCGGAAAATGTGTAGGTAGtgtataacaatacattaatattatagttaggtacctgTAGAATAAAATCtatagtttgaaaaattattcgcaatacctacctactattaaatagtgatttaagttcgaaaaaatttcagttttgttattttcttaaaaaatacttacctgGTATGTTCATTTGACACAAACAAATTAACTTCCGAACATTTCTGAAATCACCTTTAATGTATAGCTctgaataaatatgttaaataacattatatcgtattatttctttcatataattacaaattttatttgagCATTTGTGGCCttcctattatacatattattacttaattataactatttaataaatttgatccAAActagtttacataaaaaatctaGCATGTAGTGTTAAATTCATTAATTCATTCGGAATACTTAAAaactacctaaatattataaattaaaaatgcatgttggatttaaaattgttaattttgtatttacattacttttatagaaatatacgtatttgaaattgttgagTAGGTGGGTTTTATAAATAGAAATCTAAAtccttttgaataaaataatgatatttttatatagtatatcaactatagtttaaaaatcgTACCAagcattatattacatattatagcctataggcaagactttaacgagttaaaaattaaaattaagttaaaattttaagttaatagtAACGAAGTTaaataattcgttaatttttgttgtaactaatttttaacttaactgttgtATTCTTAACAAATTTGACGTGTTACCTTCGagcttattttattaattaattgttttaaattattaattgtatactaaccatttatttataattttgttgcgttatgaaatattataattcataaaaatgtccaagaatattaatgatttgtgcagatttataattattttctattgatatataataggtattactatatattaggtatgtatagtataatatagtcgtaTAGGTAAGTTAATTTACAATAGTACAAGTTGCAGGGTAGTGACTATATAGTGGGTGTTACTAATTTATGATCCTAGCTGGTTCATGAGACAAACAAAATAGGTAGCTTATAACTTTGGCcgcctattatatttattatttaaataatacctagttgtaaaattatgaacatAGGTCTAACACAGATTATTCAATACAACATTggacatatacttatatattattattatttattgatataaaaatgtaatataataataattaaaatgtatagtcatataatacaatttccgatttcgtatattataatatggatctaatatgtacctactgcgtattcgtgtacctataaatattaattaggtagtgTTCTTGTCACCATTACACACATTACTTggaaagattaaaattaaaatttactaataggaaaataatatttaaaaatatgtagatatataaatcgaaaatattatccaaaatggaaaattataaaatatattaatataactaggtACTATAACTTGTAggttcagttataattatactattttagctgaccacttatttaattattgggGGAATAGTTCAGTGAATAGTTGATTTGTCAACTACCGGCCCTAAATTCTCTGTAAATACTACTTGCGGCTATGTCTCATATTATATGGGCCCTAATCATAAGTACATTAtgagttaaattaatttcaccTAAGTTAATtcgtctaaaatctaaaatcgtccaaaaaatatattagttgttTTTAGCTTTACTTTACTTACATCttcttaaattaacttaacttgatgAGTTGAAGCTATATATAGCGGTAAGTGTGTAGATTGTATAAATCTCGTTATGGTCAAACTCGGAGGAAACAGAAATAAGTTTGAGATATTGAGTCTCACACAGCTACACAGCCatttgttgtttccgtcttaaaAGTGCGtaagcagatcacgtttagcttcgttagtttaaaaataagggTGACTGACTTACTATTAAACTTGATggaaagaatattatctgtgtttgtgtgTAGGTTTTTAAGatggttaaattttttaacaagttatgcgtatataagatggtgtaaattataaatgct
This genomic window from Metopolophium dirhodum isolate CAU chromosome 1, ASM1992520v1, whole genome shotgun sequence contains:
- the LOC132937342 gene encoding trehalase-like — its product is MSGLFHDSKTFVDMKTKCNYDVIDTLFNSTKLSKDLNILNETINTCFEKEGSELIKWIPTDWVKNPKFLESIKDNVLKGWAKEINLIWKELGRTIIDDVRLKPTNYSLIYVPNPFIIPGGRFREIYYWDSFWIIRGLLICEMHITAKGMISNYISMIKTFGHVPNGGRIYYAKRSQPPMITPMIKSYVDATNDMTFVIENIHALEIEFQYWMTQHNVTISKNGKNYTLAVYRDYSTGPRPESYREDITKAQFFKTESERENFYSEIKAAAESGWDFSSRWFILNGTNKGNITHTNTRSIVPVELNALMFWNAQILSDFYREMNNTVKALKYEKISLEWNEAVTAVLWDEEIGVWLDFDVINNIKRKYFYPTNISPLWTGCYAKNQTEYFVTRVLDYLNQADVLKTLGGIPTTLSESDEQWDQPNAWPPLQYITVMALESTGHKDAKKIASELASKWLCTNYVPFYNTSKMYEKVSPI